In Arthrobacter sp. QXT-31, one genomic interval encodes:
- a CDS encoding YegP family protein, with protein MAGHFEIIDASGGGFRVRLLDGTGNLVATSVEYPTKQAAVAGISYTREIAGTGLIRDMSRGGHGEIIIPKSRLSHAAVRLHSHTRFPAADRAEAVRGPSFRGGRPY; from the coding sequence ATGGCTGGACACTTCGAAATCATCGATGCTTCGGGCGGCGGCTTCCGGGTCAGGCTTCTGGATGGCACAGGGAACCTGGTGGCGACCTCGGTCGAGTACCCCACCAAGCAGGCGGCTGTTGCCGGAATTTCCTACACGAGGGAGATCGCCGGAACAGGCCTCATCCGCGACATGAGCCGTGGCGGCCACGGTGAAATCATCATCCCCAAGTCCAGGCTCAGCCACGCAGCCGTAAGGCTCCACTCCCACACGCGGTTCCCGGCAGCGGACCGGGCCGAAGCGGTCCGAGGACCATCATTCCGAGGGGGCCGGCCGTACTGA
- a CDS encoding TM2 domain-containing protein yields MSLPGPTPPPSDYTTYGAPQYANGQLLDGQDAGQAFPGQYGGFPGQYGAEPQKSFLATWLFSLLLGGFGVDRFYLGKIGTGIAKLLTLGGFGIWSLVDLIITLAGRQTDKNRRPLAGYVQHKKMALLVTVVLLVVNLVIGVLAGIAAAALVRQAATPPIVSAAPVTQESATSSAEPTATGDAAAGEDRPHLEAQTLTGNGDAVKTVDLKGLPAVVTFTCEACSGSTSLETNGAEILLVNTTGAYTGSHLVDTSAGVPTTEFNISADSAWTLKIEDIDSVPSSTEKVSGHGDQVLFWDVLTDKAAITNKGEGTFVVQGFGSEVPELAVNKAGDYSGTVTLTPGFVQVNSDGDWTITPK; encoded by the coding sequence ATGAGCCTCCCCGGCCCAACCCCTCCGCCCTCCGACTACACCACCTACGGCGCGCCGCAGTATGCGAACGGGCAGTTGTTGGACGGGCAGGACGCCGGGCAGGCGTTCCCGGGGCAGTACGGGGGCTTCCCGGGGCAGTACGGAGCGGAGCCGCAGAAGTCCTTCCTGGCCACCTGGCTGTTCTCGCTGCTGCTGGGCGGCTTCGGTGTAGACCGCTTCTACCTCGGCAAGATCGGCACCGGCATCGCCAAGCTGCTGACGCTGGGCGGCTTTGGCATCTGGTCGCTCGTGGACCTGATCATTACCCTGGCCGGAAGGCAGACCGACAAGAACCGCCGGCCGCTGGCGGGGTACGTGCAGCATAAGAAGATGGCTCTTCTGGTGACGGTTGTCCTGCTGGTGGTCAACCTCGTGATCGGCGTGTTGGCCGGCATTGCCGCTGCCGCGCTCGTCCGGCAGGCTGCCACGCCGCCCATCGTGTCCGCGGCGCCGGTGACCCAGGAGAGCGCCACTTCCTCCGCGGAGCCGACTGCCACCGGTGACGCAGCGGCAGGGGAGGACCGCCCGCACCTCGAGGCGCAGACACTGACCGGCAACGGCGATGCCGTCAAGACAGTTGACCTTAAGGGACTCCCGGCCGTGGTCACGTTCACCTGCGAAGCCTGCAGCGGCAGCACGTCGCTCGAGACCAACGGTGCCGAGATTCTGCTGGTCAACACCACCGGCGCGTACACCGGCTCGCACCTGGTGGACACCAGCGCCGGCGTGCCCACGACTGAATTCAACATCAGCGCCGACTCCGCGTGGACGCTGAAGATCGAGGACATCGACAGCGTGCCCTCCTCGACGGAAAAGGTGTCGGGCCATGGCGACCAGGTTCTGTTCTGGGACGTGCTCACCGACAAAGCGGCCATCACCAATAAGGGTGAGGGCACCTTCGTGGTGCAGGGCTTCGGCAGTGAGGTTCCCGAGCTCGCTGTCAACAAGGCCGGTGACTACAGCGGCACCGTGACCCTCACCCCGGGCTTCGTCCAGGTGAACTCCGACGGCGATTGGACCATCACGCCGAAGTAG
- a CDS encoding DUF1540 domain-containing protein has protein sequence MSTHVADCSVTNCSFNDHSECNAEAITVAGTTDHASCATFIDTGIHGGLPKVLAGVGACQRSECVHNDHLMCQAPEVHVGPGPDNADCLTYSHNGKNPVH, from the coding sequence ATGAGCACGCATGTAGCAGATTGCAGCGTCACCAACTGCTCCTTCAACGACCACTCCGAATGCAACGCCGAGGCCATCACGGTCGCCGGAACCACTGACCACGCCTCGTGCGCCACGTTTATCGATACCGGCATCCACGGCGGCCTCCCGAAGGTCCTCGCCGGCGTCGGAGCCTGCCAGCGGTCGGAATGCGTCCACAACGACCACCTCATGTGCCAGGCACCGGAAGTCCATGTTGGCCCCGGGCCGGACAACGCCGACTGCCTCACCTACTCCCACAACGGCAAGAATCCCGTCCACTGA
- a CDS encoding RecQ family ATP-dependent DNA helicase: MTEALAPATGSPEAAPTGAASEAAATSADPGPAEALRRIAADRLGLPHLRDGQLAGMSALVSGQDVLAVMPTGYGKSAIYQVAALFIHGGHGETRADSARRGPAVVVSPLIALQEDQLDGLLEDLGGATAVAINSGRRDSEVEEAWDAAEQGEAAFLFLAPEQLAKPETVERLVALDVPLFVVDEAHCVSSWGHDFRPDYLRLGEVRAQLGNPTVAALTATASPPVRDEIQQRLRMKDPLLLVHGFDRPNIRLDVVRHLEDRDKQRAVVEQAAELHARLKGPGLLYAATRKDTETYAEELAEHGLRAAAYHAGRKQSERDEVHQQFLDDELDVVVATTAFGMGIDKPNVRFVIHADIPESLDAYYQEIGRSGRDGEPASAVLHYRPEDLGLRKFFGTHKPDEEALLAVLTALRAADGPITQKALAEETGIPTRRLTGLLNQLQETRSVKTLKRGIRLETDTKLPKVVEHAVELAEARQRVDRSRIEMARGYAETDACRRQFLLGYFGEDLPEPCGNCDNCADGSAYEEDYDDGAAAAAGGEPFPLQAAVVHKEWGAGIVMRHEEDVITVLFEQEGYKTLSRQAVTDGKLLTLAT; the protein is encoded by the coding sequence ATGACCGAAGCCCTCGCCCCTGCCACGGGAAGTCCCGAAGCCGCCCCAACTGGCGCAGCCTCTGAAGCCGCCGCCACCAGTGCCGACCCCGGTCCAGCCGAAGCCCTCCGCCGCATCGCCGCCGACAGGCTCGGCCTCCCCCACCTCCGCGACGGCCAGCTCGCCGGCATGAGCGCCCTTGTCTCCGGCCAGGACGTCCTCGCCGTAATGCCCACCGGTTACGGCAAGTCGGCCATCTACCAGGTGGCCGCGCTCTTCATCCACGGCGGCCACGGCGAAACCCGTGCAGACAGCGCAAGGCGCGGTCCCGCCGTCGTGGTTTCCCCGTTGATCGCCCTGCAGGAAGACCAGCTGGACGGCCTGCTGGAAGACCTGGGCGGGGCGACCGCCGTCGCCATTAACTCGGGCCGCAGGGATTCCGAGGTGGAGGAGGCGTGGGACGCGGCAGAGCAGGGCGAGGCCGCGTTCCTGTTCCTGGCCCCGGAGCAGCTGGCCAAACCGGAGACGGTGGAACGGCTCGTGGCGCTGGATGTTCCGCTGTTCGTGGTGGACGAGGCGCACTGCGTCTCCTCCTGGGGGCACGATTTCCGCCCCGACTACCTGCGCCTGGGCGAGGTCCGCGCGCAGCTGGGCAACCCGACCGTTGCCGCGCTGACGGCCACCGCCTCTCCCCCGGTGCGTGACGAGATCCAGCAGCGCCTGCGCATGAAGGACCCGCTGCTGCTGGTCCACGGCTTCGACCGGCCGAACATCCGGCTCGACGTCGTCCGGCACCTTGAGGACAGGGACAAGCAGCGCGCGGTGGTGGAGCAGGCCGCCGAGCTGCATGCCCGTCTGAAGGGTCCGGGACTGCTCTACGCCGCCACGCGCAAGGACACCGAAACCTACGCCGAGGAGCTGGCCGAGCACGGGCTGCGTGCCGCGGCGTACCACGCTGGGCGGAAGCAGAGCGAGCGGGACGAGGTGCACCAGCAGTTCCTCGACGACGAACTGGACGTGGTGGTGGCCACCACGGCGTTCGGCATGGGCATCGACAAGCCCAACGTCCGCTTCGTGATCCACGCCGACATTCCCGAGTCCCTGGACGCCTACTACCAGGAGATCGGGCGCTCGGGCCGCGATGGCGAACCGGCTTCCGCCGTCCTGCACTACCGGCCGGAGGACCTGGGCCTGCGCAAGTTCTTCGGCACCCACAAGCCGGACGAGGAAGCCTTGCTCGCCGTCCTCACCGCCCTGCGCGCCGCCGATGGCCCCATCACCCAGAAGGCGCTGGCCGAGGAAACCGGCATCCCCACGCGCCGGCTCACCGGCCTGCTGAACCAGCTGCAGGAGACCCGGTCCGTCAAGACCCTCAAGCGCGGCATCCGGCTGGAAACGGACACCAAACTGCCCAAGGTGGTGGAGCACGCCGTCGAACTCGCAGAAGCACGCCAGCGCGTGGACCGCTCGCGGATCGAGATGGCACGCGGCTACGCGGAGACTGACGCCTGCCGGCGCCAATTCCTGCTGGGCTACTTCGGCGAGGACCTGCCCGAGCCGTGCGGCAACTGCGACAACTGCGCCGACGGTTCGGCTTATGAGGAGGATTACGACGACGGCGCTGCCGCCGCCGCGGGCGGCGAACCGTTCCCGCTCCAGGCCGCGGTGGTGCACAAGGAGTGGGGCGCGGGCATCGTGATGCGTCACGAGGAGGACGTGATCACGGTGCTGTTCGAACAGGAGGGCTACAAGACGCTCTCCCGCCAGGCCGTCACCGACGGGAAGCTGCTGACGCTGGCCACGTGA
- the fdhA gene encoding formaldehyde dehydrogenase, glutathione-independent, whose product MEGNKAVAYKGPGKVEVIDIDYPTFELKDGPGVNPANVGRQVPHGAIIKTVATNICGSDQHMVRGRTTAPPDLVLGHEITGEVVEVGPGVEFIKVGDICSVPFNISCGRCRNCKERKTGICLNVNPDRPGSAYGYVDMGGWVGGQANYVLVPYADWNLLKFPDKDKAMEKILDLAMLSDIFPTGFHGAVSAGVGVGSTVYVAGAGPVGLAAATSAHLLGAAVVIVGDMNSDRLAQARSFGCETVDLTKGGPQEQIEQILGVPEVDCAVDAVGFEAKGHGQGAKEAPATVLNSLMDITAAGGALGIPGLYVTGDPGGIDEAAKKGALSLSLGTGWAKSLSFTTGQCPVMKYNRQLMMAILNDRVSIAKNVNAKPIPLEEAPKGYAEFDAGAATKYVLNPNGYLS is encoded by the coding sequence ATGGAAGGGAACAAAGCCGTTGCCTACAAGGGACCCGGCAAGGTGGAGGTCATCGACATCGATTACCCCACTTTTGAACTTAAGGACGGGCCGGGTGTTAATCCGGCCAACGTGGGGCGCCAGGTTCCCCACGGCGCGATCATCAAGACAGTAGCCACCAACATCTGCGGGTCGGACCAGCACATGGTCCGCGGGCGGACCACGGCGCCGCCGGACCTGGTGTTGGGCCACGAAATCACCGGCGAGGTGGTGGAAGTAGGGCCCGGCGTTGAATTCATCAAGGTCGGGGACATCTGTTCCGTGCCGTTCAATATTTCCTGCGGCCGCTGCCGGAACTGCAAGGAGCGCAAGACCGGGATCTGCCTCAACGTGAACCCGGACCGGCCGGGCAGTGCCTATGGCTACGTGGACATGGGCGGCTGGGTGGGCGGCCAGGCCAACTACGTGCTGGTGCCGTACGCGGACTGGAACCTGCTCAAGTTCCCGGACAAGGACAAGGCCATGGAGAAGATCCTGGATCTTGCCATGCTCTCGGACATCTTCCCCACGGGCTTCCACGGCGCCGTGTCGGCGGGGGTCGGCGTCGGTTCCACCGTATACGTCGCAGGTGCCGGTCCTGTTGGCCTGGCAGCGGCGACAAGCGCGCATTTGCTGGGTGCCGCCGTCGTAATTGTCGGCGACATGAACAGCGACCGGCTGGCGCAGGCCCGCAGCTTCGGCTGCGAGACGGTAGACCTTACCAAGGGCGGGCCGCAGGAGCAGATTGAGCAGATCCTGGGGGTGCCCGAGGTGGACTGCGCCGTGGATGCCGTGGGCTTCGAGGCGAAGGGCCACGGCCAGGGTGCCAAGGAGGCACCGGCCACCGTGCTGAATTCGCTGATGGACATCACGGCGGCCGGCGGCGCGCTGGGTATTCCCGGGCTGTATGTGACGGGTGACCCGGGCGGCATCGACGAGGCAGCAAAGAAGGGTGCACTAAGCCTGAGCCTCGGCACGGGCTGGGCGAAGTCGCTGAGCTTCACCACGGGGCAGTGTCCGGTGATGAAGTACAACCGGCAGCTGATGATGGCCATCCTGAACGACCGCGTGAGCATCGCCAAGAACGTCAACGCCAAGCCGATTCCGCTGGAGGAGGCACCGAAGGGGTACGCCGAGTTCGACGCCGGTGCAGCCACGAAGTACGTGCTGAACCCGAACGGATACCTCAGCTGA
- a CDS encoding HNH endonuclease family protein — MHHAPPRGRNWFTAGALAAVILATTACGGVISATRQPTSDAVPGGSAGSTAGYAKAADLLAALPVKGRAPKTGYDREEFGPAWSDTDHNGCDTRNDILARDLKRTTFKPGTKDCIVLTGSLADPYTATTIAFTRGNKTSSAVQIDHVVALSDAWQKGAQGLSKAQRTAFANDPLNLLAVSGPANQQKSDGDAATWLPGSRAYRCPYVARQISVKAKYKLWVTQAERTAMATVLAQCGGTVAGSK, encoded by the coding sequence TTGCACCATGCACCACCCCGCGGAAGGAACTGGTTCACGGCCGGGGCCCTGGCCGCCGTCATCCTGGCCACCACCGCCTGTGGCGGGGTCATCAGCGCAACCCGGCAGCCGACGTCGGACGCTGTTCCTGGCGGGTCAGCCGGCAGCACAGCAGGGTACGCCAAAGCGGCCGACCTCCTCGCCGCCCTGCCCGTCAAGGGCCGCGCACCGAAAACCGGCTACGACCGGGAGGAATTCGGCCCGGCCTGGTCAGACACTGACCACAACGGCTGCGACACCCGCAACGACATCCTGGCCCGCGACCTCAAAAGGACCACCTTCAAGCCGGGAACGAAGGACTGCATCGTCCTGACCGGATCCCTGGCGGATCCCTACACAGCCACAACCATCGCCTTCACCCGCGGCAACAAAACCAGCAGCGCGGTCCAGATCGACCACGTCGTTGCCCTCAGTGACGCATGGCAGAAGGGCGCCCAAGGGCTCAGCAAGGCGCAGCGGACAGCGTTCGCCAACGATCCCCTGAACCTGCTGGCCGTTTCCGGCCCCGCCAACCAGCAGAAGTCCGACGGCGACGCCGCCACCTGGCTGCCGGGCAGCAGGGCCTACCGCTGCCCCTACGTGGCGCGCCAGATTTCGGTCAAAGCCAAGTACAAGCTGTGGGTGACCCAGGCCGAACGCACCGCGATGGCCACAGTCCTGGCCCAGTGCGGCGGCACGGTCGCGGGAAGCAAATAA
- a CDS encoding TerC family protein, with protein MEVPLIVWILTIAGIAALLVFDFFFHVRKAHTPSLKESAIWSALYVGLALAFGLGVWLFGGSKMGTEYFAGYVTEKALSVDNLFVFLIIMASFKVPRADQQKVLLFGIVFSLLARTGFIFLGAALINSFAWVFYIFGLILLVTAGNLLKPDNHDEETETLTVRLAKKFLPASEHFDGDKLFTVVDGKKVLTPMLLVMVAIGATDILFALDSIPAIFGLTQNVFIVFTATAFSLMGLRQLFFLIDELLDRLIYLSYGLAAILGFIGVKLILHALHENNLPFINDGQHVNVIEISTGTSLSVILGVLIVTIVGSLLSPKGKAKTMVSGARRHATTYVDLNYETDIAERERIFQKLVHEEQELKKLPEKYKRLIRNETEFMNLIRQAHAEHDQALERAGEK; from the coding sequence ATGGAAGTTCCCCTTATCGTCTGGATCCTCACGATCGCCGGAATCGCCGCGCTTCTGGTGTTCGATTTCTTCTTCCACGTCCGGAAGGCCCACACCCCGTCGCTGAAGGAATCAGCAATTTGGTCCGCCCTCTACGTGGGCCTGGCCCTGGCGTTCGGCCTGGGTGTCTGGCTCTTCGGCGGCTCCAAGATGGGCACCGAGTATTTCGCCGGCTACGTGACGGAGAAGGCGCTGTCCGTGGACAACCTCTTCGTCTTCCTCATCATCATGGCCAGCTTCAAGGTGCCGCGCGCGGACCAGCAGAAGGTGCTCCTGTTCGGCATCGTGTTCTCGCTGCTCGCCCGGACCGGGTTCATCTTCCTCGGTGCGGCGCTGATCAACAGCTTCGCCTGGGTGTTCTACATCTTTGGCCTGATCCTGCTGGTCACCGCAGGCAACCTGCTCAAGCCGGACAACCACGACGAGGAAACCGAAACCCTCACCGTCCGGCTCGCCAAGAAGTTCCTCCCGGCATCCGAGCACTTCGACGGCGACAAGCTCTTCACCGTGGTGGACGGCAAGAAGGTCCTCACCCCGATGCTCCTGGTAATGGTGGCCATCGGCGCAACGGACATTCTGTTCGCGCTGGACTCCATCCCGGCCATCTTCGGCCTGACGCAGAACGTGTTCATCGTCTTCACGGCCACGGCGTTCTCGCTGATGGGCCTGCGGCAGCTGTTCTTCCTCATCGACGAACTCCTCGACCGGCTCATCTACCTCTCCTACGGCCTCGCCGCCATCCTCGGCTTCATCGGTGTGAAGCTGATCCTGCACGCCCTGCACGAAAACAACCTGCCGTTCATCAACGACGGCCAACATGTCAACGTCATCGAGATCAGCACCGGCACCTCGCTCAGCGTGATCCTCGGCGTCCTCATCGTCACCATCGTGGGCTCCCTGCTCAGCCCCAAGGGCAAGGCCAAGACCATGGTCTCCGGCGCCAGGCGGCACGCCACCACATATGTGGACCTCAACTACGAGACGGACATTGCCGAACGCGAGCGGATCTTCCAGAAGCTGGTCCACGAGGAGCAGGAGCTCAAGAAGCTCCCGGAGAAGTACAAGCGCCTCATCCGGAACGAGACGGAGTTCATGAACCTCATCCGCCAGGCCCACGCGGAGCACGACCAGGCACTCGAGCGCGCCGGCGAAAAGTAA
- a CDS encoding ester cyclase, whose translation MAGGNGLIKRFYTEVIVGGNFSLIDELVADDYVDHEEALPGQPAGKEGVRFYANAVRTGFPDITVKTTEPALADGNLEAGYVTLAGTHSGDFAGVPASGKTVEFSGTDIIRVEDGKVTEHWGSTDTLSLMQQIGAVPK comes from the coding sequence ATGGCTGGCGGAAATGGACTGATCAAGCGCTTTTACACTGAGGTAATCGTCGGCGGGAACTTCTCACTCATCGACGAGCTGGTAGCGGACGATTACGTCGATCATGAGGAAGCTCTGCCTGGGCAGCCTGCTGGCAAGGAGGGCGTGCGTTTCTATGCCAATGCGGTGCGGACCGGCTTCCCGGACATCACAGTCAAGACAACCGAACCGGCGCTCGCCGACGGGAATCTGGAAGCCGGCTATGTGACGCTGGCCGGGACGCACTCCGGTGACTTCGCGGGCGTCCCGGCGTCCGGCAAGACGGTTGAATTCTCGGGCACCGACATTATTCGCGTCGAGGACGGCAAGGTCACCGAACACTGGGGTTCCACCGACACCCTGAGCCTCATGCAGCAGATCGGAGCGGTTCCAAAGTAA
- a CDS encoding ArsR/SmtB family transcription factor yields MDAVFKALADPIRRDLLDALFREDGQTLGALEARFEITRFGVMKHLKILEEAGLVVTRRRGREKLHFLNPVPIRLVHDRWVSKYAEPWAAALSDLKTRLESPMEKIFEIYIKTTPERLWEAITDSNIRSKYQFGMNIESDWSPGSRFEMRPNGGDLLGEGENLEVDPPRRLVQTMRALWGEDVKAEGTSRVTWEIEPVGDDSCHLTVTHDQLREGANDQLYGGWPMILSGLKTWLETGERLTTPGSLMYG; encoded by the coding sequence GTGGACGCCGTATTCAAGGCTCTCGCCGACCCCATCCGCAGGGACCTGCTGGACGCGCTCTTCCGCGAGGACGGCCAGACGCTCGGCGCGCTGGAGGCCCGGTTCGAGATCACCCGGTTCGGCGTCATGAAGCACCTTAAGATCCTGGAAGAGGCTGGCCTCGTGGTGACCAGGCGCCGCGGCCGCGAGAAACTGCACTTCCTCAATCCGGTGCCCATCAGGCTCGTCCACGACCGCTGGGTGAGCAAATACGCAGAACCATGGGCCGCTGCGCTTAGCGACCTCAAGACCCGATTGGAAAGTCCCATGGAAAAGATCTTCGAAATCTACATCAAGACCACTCCGGAACGGCTCTGGGAAGCCATCACGGACAGCAACATCCGCAGCAAGTACCAGTTCGGCATGAACATTGAATCGGACTGGTCGCCGGGATCCCGGTTCGAGATGCGCCCCAACGGAGGTGACCTCCTGGGCGAGGGCGAAAACCTCGAGGTCGATCCCCCGCGGCGGCTGGTGCAGACCATGCGCGCGCTCTGGGGCGAGGACGTCAAGGCCGAGGGCACCTCACGGGTCACTTGGGAAATCGAGCCCGTGGGTGACGACTCCTGCCACCTCACCGTCACGCACGACCAACTCCGTGAAGGCGCCAATGACCAGCTCTACGGCGGCTGGCCGATGATCCTCTCCGGCCTGAAGACGTGGCTCGAGACCGGGGAAAGGCTCACCACGCCAGGCTCGCTGATGTACGGCTGA
- a CDS encoding serine hydrolase domain-containing protein: MSELHGENVGDRMAGERSAGDAEVHGDARLFEQVRKALGRGHPVFAAATVSAGEAAVASRGASLAADFEIGSVSKGITGLLYVDALNRGELRPDTVLGERLPLGNCPAAAVTLASLSRHSSGLPRLPRQSGTLRRTLALMLRGANPYGETLAELLAQARTVSLSVPRPRYSNFGFELLGHAVAAGAGMRFQDLLRERLAVPLGLDSVYAPAAAAEVRPTAVAGRSRSGRVMQPWTGEAVAPAGGIRASISDMAWLVQALLRGSGQDGAGTEGGVPGLSVLNPVANFAGPAARIGAGWMTLETKGRTVTWHNGGTGGFRSWVGLDRKAGTGVVLLTATAAPVDRHGFRLLADLPPAP, encoded by the coding sequence GTGAGCGAATTGCACGGTGAAAACGTCGGTGACCGCATGGCCGGCGAACGGTCTGCCGGCGACGCAGAGGTCCATGGCGACGCACGACTATTCGAACAAGTACGAAAGGCCCTGGGCCGCGGACACCCGGTGTTTGCCGCGGCCACTGTTTCCGCAGGGGAGGCTGCCGTGGCGAGCCGCGGCGCCTCCCTTGCTGCTGACTTCGAGATCGGTTCGGTATCTAAGGGGATCACCGGGCTGCTCTATGTTGACGCTCTAAACCGGGGCGAATTACGTCCGGACACCGTGCTGGGGGAGCGGTTGCCGCTCGGCAACTGCCCGGCCGCGGCCGTCACCTTGGCCTCCCTGAGCCGGCATTCCTCCGGACTGCCGCGGCTGCCCCGTCAGTCGGGCACACTCCGGCGCACGCTTGCCCTGATGCTGCGCGGCGCCAATCCCTACGGCGAGACGCTGGCGGAACTGCTCGCCCAGGCCCGGACTGTGAGTCTCTCCGTTCCGCGCCCGCGCTACTCCAACTTCGGCTTCGAACTCCTGGGCCACGCCGTCGCCGCCGGAGCCGGCATGCGCTTCCAGGACCTTCTCCGCGAGCGGCTCGCGGTACCGCTCGGGCTGGACTCCGTTTACGCGCCCGCCGCTGCCGCTGAAGTGCGTCCGACGGCGGTCGCCGGCCGAAGCCGGTCAGGCAGAGTGATGCAGCCGTGGACCGGTGAGGCGGTTGCCCCGGCCGGCGGTATCCGAGCCTCCATCAGCGACATGGCCTGGCTGGTGCAGGCCCTGCTCCGCGGTTCAGGACAGGACGGGGCAGGGACTGAGGGCGGAGTGCCGGGCCTTTCCGTGCTGAATCCGGTGGCGAACTTCGCCGGACCGGCCGCCCGCATCGGAGCCGGCTGGATGACCCTGGAGACGAAGGGCCGCACGGTCACCTGGCACAACGGCGGCACCGGCGGTTTCCGCTCCTGGGTGGGACTGGACCGGAAGGCGGGGACCGGCGTCGTACTTTTGACGGCGACGGCGGCACCCGTGGACCGCCACGGCTTCCGGCTCCTGGCGGACCTCCCACCCGCGCCCTAA
- a CDS encoding YceI family protein, producing MTLPAGLTPGIWTLDMSHSEIGFSVRHAGISKVRGRFREATGEAHVRDSLADSSLHATVNTASFDSGDANRDAHVKNEDFFDVAKFPEMTFKGTHIDGDGEDYTLTGDLTIKGITKPVELEVEFSGVAVDPFGATRAGFSAEAEISRKEFGLTWNAALEAGGLLVSDKVKINLEAALVKQA from the coding sequence ATGACTCTTCCCGCAGGCCTGACCCCCGGCATCTGGACACTCGATATGTCCCACAGTGAAATCGGCTTCAGCGTCCGGCACGCCGGAATCAGCAAGGTCCGCGGGCGGTTCCGTGAAGCAACCGGCGAAGCCCATGTGCGGGACTCCCTGGCCGACTCGTCATTGCACGCCACCGTGAACACCGCCAGCTTCGACTCCGGCGACGCCAACCGTGACGCCCACGTGAAGAACGAGGATTTCTTCGACGTCGCGAAGTTCCCCGAGATGACCTTCAAGGGCACGCACATCGATGGCGACGGCGAGGACTACACGCTGACGGGCGACCTCACCATCAAGGGCATCACCAAACCGGTTGAACTCGAGGTCGAGTTCAGCGGGGTTGCTGTCGACCCCTTCGGCGCCACCCGCGCCGGCTTCTCGGCCGAGGCCGAAATCAGCCGCAAGGAGTTCGGCCTGACCTGGAACGCCGCGCTCGAAGCAGGCGGACTCCTGGTCAGCGACAAGGTGAAGATCAACCTCGAGGCCGCACTGGTGAAGCAGGCGTAG